In the Grimontia kaedaensis genome, one interval contains:
- the sppA gene encoding signal peptide peptidase SppA, which produces MKTLFKFIGTLLKWCWKALSFARQLILNILFIAMLVGIYFLFTMEHDAPTKPVEQPERALLVDISGPIVEKQRRVDPYDFATRNLFGQQMQFENVLYDIVEQIRAGAKDDKINGMVLSLSDMSETSLTKLRYIAKAINEFKATGKPVVAIGGHYNQSQYYLASYADDIFMAPDGAVLLRGYGTYNLYFKDLLENLDITTHVFRVGTYKSFVEPYTRAGMSEEAREANSVWLNQLWGAFVDDIATNRNIEVSTLSPDADTLIANLKAANGDFAKLAYNMGLVDELMTRQQIRTHLAEVFGSDGEDSFNYVSFYDYAPLNFELPKADQIAVVVASGAIVDGFESEGTIGGDTTAALLRDARLNDAIKAVVLRVDSPGGSAFASEVIRNEVDALKQAGKPVVVSMSSVAASGGYWISSSADRILAQPTTITGSIGIFGILTTFEDVLAKYGVYNDGIGTTPFAGVGVTRALPEEISNIMQLGIENGYQRFIGLVASQRNLSLEDVDQIAQGRVWTGYDAMKRGLVDQMGDFDDAIVAAAELAQVTDYSLNWMEEPLTPAQQFIYEFMNQAMVTLGLTETVKLPDAVQQFANHAVTEINNLNNFNDPNGQYALCPNCSYYEN; this is translated from the coding sequence ATGAAAACGCTTTTTAAATTTATCGGCACACTGCTGAAGTGGTGTTGGAAAGCACTCAGTTTTGCCCGTCAGTTGATTCTGAATATTCTGTTTATCGCCATGTTGGTTGGGATTTACTTCCTCTTCACTATGGAGCATGACGCTCCAACCAAACCGGTTGAGCAACCAGAACGAGCACTTCTGGTTGATATTTCTGGGCCAATCGTTGAAAAACAGCGCCGCGTCGACCCCTATGATTTCGCGACACGCAATCTTTTCGGTCAACAAATGCAGTTTGAAAATGTGCTTTACGATATCGTTGAGCAAATCCGAGCTGGTGCGAAAGACGACAAAATCAATGGCATGGTGCTAAGCCTTTCTGATATGTCAGAAACCAGTCTGACCAAGCTCCGTTACATCGCCAAAGCGATTAATGAGTTCAAAGCGACTGGCAAGCCTGTGGTTGCCATTGGCGGACACTACAATCAAAGCCAGTATTACCTCGCCAGCTATGCCGATGACATTTTTATGGCACCGGACGGCGCAGTACTGTTGCGTGGCTACGGCACTTATAACCTCTACTTCAAAGACCTGTTGGAAAACCTCGATATCACCACGCACGTTTTCCGCGTCGGGACTTACAAATCATTCGTAGAACCTTACACCCGTGCGGGCATGTCTGAGGAAGCGCGCGAAGCAAACTCTGTTTGGCTGAATCAGCTTTGGGGCGCTTTTGTCGATGACATTGCTACCAACCGCAACATTGAGGTTTCAACACTTTCACCGGATGCTGACACCCTAATTGCTAACCTCAAGGCAGCAAATGGTGATTTCGCGAAATTGGCTTACAACATGGGCTTGGTTGATGAGCTGATGACCCGTCAGCAAATCCGTACCCATTTGGCAGAAGTGTTTGGCAGCGATGGGGAAGACAGCTTCAACTATGTGAGCTTCTATGATTACGCGCCGCTGAACTTTGAATTACCTAAGGCAGATCAAATCGCCGTTGTTGTCGCAAGCGGTGCCATCGTGGATGGCTTTGAATCTGAAGGCACTATCGGTGGTGATACCACAGCTGCACTTCTTCGTGATGCACGCCTGAACGATGCAATTAAAGCGGTGGTTTTGCGTGTAGACAGCCCTGGCGGCAGCGCCTTTGCATCAGAAGTGATCCGCAATGAAGTGGATGCTCTCAAGCAGGCAGGCAAGCCTGTCGTTGTATCTATGTCTAGCGTGGCAGCATCTGGTGGTTATTGGATATCCTCAAGCGCGGACCGCATTCTGGCGCAGCCAACAACCATCACAGGTTCTATCGGTATCTTTGGCATTTTGACCACCTTCGAAGACGTGCTGGCGAAATACGGCGTTTATAACGACGGTATTGGTACCACGCCGTTCGCCGGTGTAGGCGTGACCCGTGCGTTACCGGAAGAAATCAGCAATATCATGCAGCTTGGCATCGAGAACGGTTACCAGCGCTTTATTGGCTTGGTAGCGAGCCAACGTAACCTTTCTCTGGAAGACGTTGACCAAATCGCGCAAGGCCGTGTATGGACGGGTTACGACGCGATGAAACGTGGCTTGGTTGACCAAATGGGCGACTTTGATGATGCGATTGTAGCAGCGGCCGAACTGGCACAGGTGACGGATTACTCACTGAACTGGATGGAAGAGCCTTTGACGCCAGCGCAGCAGTTCATCTACGAGTTCATGAACCAGGCAATGGTGACACTGGGCCTGACGGAAACAGTAAAATTGCCAGACGCAGTTCAACAGTTTGCTAACCATGCCGTTACCGAGATAAACAACCTGAATAACTTCAATGATCCAAACGGGCAATATGCGCTCTGCCCAAATTGCAGTTATTACGAAAACTGA
- the ansA gene encoding asparaginase: MERKHIYIAYTGGTIGMLKSEQGYIPVSGFMQQQLQQMPEFHRPEMPEFTIHEYSPLIDSADMTPAEWQRIADDIRDNYEKYDGFVILHGTDTMAYTASALSFMLENLDKPVIVTGSQIPLAELRSDGQANLLNALHIAANYPINEVTLFFNNQLLRGNRSTKSHADGFNAFTSPNLPPLLEAGINIQLHGAEIDKKPEGAFKVHTITEQPVAIIMMYPGISPEVIRNALKQPVNAMILLTFGVGNAPQNQELLGLLREATDRGVVVLNLTQCLAGKVNMGGYATGCALAEAGVLSGYDMTPEAALAKLHFLLSQDLPMDAIRTQLQQNLRGELSH, translated from the coding sequence ATGGAAAGAAAACACATTTATATCGCCTACACTGGCGGCACAATCGGCATGCTGAAATCAGAGCAGGGCTACATTCCTGTGTCTGGTTTTATGCAACAACAACTCCAACAAATGCCGGAATTCCATCGCCCAGAGATGCCAGAATTCACCATTCACGAATACAGCCCACTGATCGATTCTGCCGACATGACCCCTGCGGAGTGGCAGCGCATTGCGGACGACATTCGTGATAACTATGAAAAATACGATGGCTTTGTGATTCTCCATGGTACAGACACCATGGCTTACACCGCTTCCGCGCTCTCTTTTATGCTGGAGAACCTGGATAAACCCGTCATAGTGACAGGATCACAAATCCCGCTGGCGGAGCTTCGCTCTGACGGTCAGGCGAATCTGTTGAACGCACTGCATATCGCTGCGAATTACCCTATCAATGAAGTGACCTTGTTCTTCAACAACCAGCTTCTTCGCGGTAACCGTAGTACCAAATCCCATGCAGATGGTTTCAATGCTTTTACGTCGCCAAATCTGCCGCCTCTGTTGGAAGCGGGTATTAACATCCAGCTCCACGGTGCAGAAATCGATAAGAAGCCGGAAGGTGCTTTCAAAGTTCACACGATTACCGAACAGCCTGTTGCCATTATCATGATGTATCCGGGGATTTCGCCGGAAGTGATCCGCAATGCGCTGAAACAACCAGTTAATGCGATGATCCTGCTGACCTTTGGTGTGGGCAACGCACCTCAGAATCAAGAGCTGCTAGGCCTGCTTCGCGAAGCGACTGATCGCGGCGTCGTGGTGTTGAATCTGACCCAGTGTCTGGCAGGTAAAGTCAATATGGGCGGTTACGCTACAGGTTGTGCGCTGGCAGAAGCAGGCGTTCTTAGTGGGTATGACATGACTCCGGAAGCAGCACTGGCGAAACTGCACTTTCTTCTGAGTCAGGACTTGCCAATGGATGCCATTCGCACCCAACTACAACAAAATTTGCGCGGTGAGCTATCGCATTGA
- a CDS encoding YeaC family protein, whose translation MDIEQLLSTITPEAFERLLYAVETGKWPEGTPLTPEQRDNAMQVVMLYQSRHNTDPQHMSVAAGGDITMKSKAQLKREFAPDQDTIVQTKLNDE comes from the coding sequence ATGGATATTGAGCAGTTACTGTCCACTATTACGCCAGAGGCTTTTGAGCGCTTGCTGTACGCTGTTGAAACAGGGAAGTGGCCTGAGGGTACACCTTTGACGCCTGAGCAGCGCGACAATGCCATGCAGGTGGTGATGCTTTATCAATCCCGCCACAACACTGACCCACAGCACATGTCAGTTGCCGCTGGCGGTGATATCACGATGAAGTCGAAAGCACAGCTCAAAAGAGAGTTTGCACCGGACCAAGACACCATCGTTCAAACCAAGTTGAACGACGAGTAG
- a CDS encoding calcium-binding protein, producing MASISGDNTNNNLVGTTDDDQIYGLLGNDTLRGYEGNDAVYGDSSESEITALSPDTDGYYSLQEETLVTVTLSQFNFSTVEEKSLGYAILDASGEVISRDIIVDYVSLAERGSAVDINVPGGAKLVFFTMPSTELFGFEWRPFDLNDVDTNISSSDVTIAVEEIDSDTSTHGNDNLYGYEGDDRLYGEGGNDFLVGADGNDIISGGDGNDTLWGGNDDDHLHGGNGNDILQGQNGTDKLEGGSGDDTLYGGRGDDTILAGGDNDLVFGQDGDDYIRGGSGNDEIWGDAGNDTIRGDQGDDYINGDDGEDLIFGGSGDDEIYGAADDDDLRGNAGNDTIYGEDGNDFLRGNGGNDYLDGGDGDDTVYGNIGSNTLLGGKGNDYIFAGWGSFDNLLDGQEGEDLLNGGTNTDTLIFDLDDFQGQTLTLPSDRVINKHIYDAATGFDVLKISGSVHADFTGEAYQTMPGVTGNIIAGIEAAIGDAGDQTVTINIHEIDAQSDTTTRDDWQGFVAWLGEGDDTLNLTGVQWQYEAAGTSNADITPAMLEKMGLTATQAADLQAYVFTDIRDGDQVTIWTDAENITYLGTDIV from the coding sequence ATGGCATCCATTTCTGGCGATAACACAAATAACAATCTGGTCGGTACCACCGACGACGACCAAATATATGGTCTATTGGGAAACGATACACTGCGTGGCTATGAGGGTAACGACGCGGTGTACGGTGATTCTTCAGAGTCTGAAATCACCGCCTTGTCTCCTGATACCGATGGTTATTACTCGCTACAAGAAGAGACGCTGGTGACAGTCACTTTGTCACAGTTTAATTTCTCTACTGTTGAAGAGAAAAGCCTGGGGTATGCGATCCTAGACGCTTCAGGCGAAGTGATCAGCCGCGACATCATTGTTGATTACGTTAGTCTTGCTGAACGTGGGTCGGCTGTTGACATCAATGTGCCAGGCGGTGCCAAACTCGTCTTCTTTACCATGCCTTCAACCGAGTTATTTGGCTTTGAGTGGCGCCCATTCGATCTCAATGATGTTGACACTAACATCTCATCTTCTGACGTCACCATAGCTGTTGAAGAGATCGACAGTGACACCAGTACGCACGGCAATGACAACCTCTACGGATACGAAGGTGACGATCGTCTCTACGGCGAAGGCGGTAATGACTTTCTCGTCGGCGCAGATGGAAACGATATCATCTCAGGTGGTGATGGAAACGACACGCTTTGGGGCGGCAACGATGACGACCACCTGCATGGCGGAAACGGTAACGACATCCTCCAAGGTCAGAACGGCACTGACAAGCTTGAAGGCGGTTCAGGTGACGATACCCTTTATGGCGGACGTGGTGATGACACTATCCTCGCCGGCGGCGACAACGACTTGGTCTTCGGGCAGGACGGCGATGACTACATACGCGGTGGAAGCGGAAACGATGAAATCTGGGGTGATGCCGGTAACGACACTATTCGTGGCGACCAAGGCGATGATTACATTAACGGTGACGATGGCGAAGACCTGATCTTTGGCGGCTCTGGCGACGACGAAATCTATGGTGCCGCAGACGATGACGATCTCCGTGGTAACGCGGGTAACGACACCATCTATGGCGAAGATGGCAACGACTTCCTTCGCGGAAATGGCGGAAATGACTATCTCGATGGTGGAGATGGCGATGATACGGTTTACGGCAACATAGGCAGTAATACTCTGCTGGGCGGCAAAGGTAATGACTACATTTTTGCCGGATGGGGCAGTTTCGATAACCTGCTCGACGGTCAGGAAGGTGAAGATCTCCTAAATGGAGGAACAAATACAGACACACTGATTTTTGACCTTGATGACTTCCAGGGCCAGACACTGACACTTCCCAGTGACAGAGTAATTAACAAGCACATCTATGATGCGGCTACCGGCTTTGATGTTCTGAAAATCTCTGGTTCAGTGCACGCCGATTTTACCGGAGAGGCCTACCAAACAATGCCAGGTGTTACTGGTAACATCATTGCGGGTATTGAGGCTGCCATTGGTGATGCTGGCGATCAGACAGTTACCATCAACATCCACGAAATTGACGCGCAGTCAGACACCACAACACGCGACGATTGGCAAGGATTTGTGGCTTGGCTTGGTGAAGGCGACGACACGCTGAATCTGACTGGCGTTCAGTGGCAGTACGAAGCTGCTGGCACGTCAAATGCTGATATTACACCGGCAATGCTCGAAAAAATGGGACTAACAGCCACACAAGCTGCTGATTTACAGGCTTATGTTTTCACTGATATCCGCGATGGTGATCAAGTGACCATTTGGACTGATGCTGAAAACATCACTTATCTTGGTACTGATATCGTCTGA
- a CDS encoding DUF2989 domain-containing protein, producing the protein MKKGLLNNPMKLAFAAMTPLLLAGCFESNRSTAQLCENYPQICQKLNVRDGQCRHERTDLIWKRYDVIKKDSDLNKFDELLLTKKYAKCMELAAQIETTTLKSKKTLRTEALFHAYDAIDSIEQKLKSSYQPSIIYYRWTQGDNEALEQFLKLEETEYLDTPELQLGLATYYVDKDKEHTIKLLLKALSYYDGRAGETREKAIPDVVKSLATANHSIGKLDDAYMWALVGGELGLPIAKEAQLKLLYPMADSRRATIADIAKDIASEIEDGDFEKGLLLQLATLGDPT; encoded by the coding sequence ATGAAGAAAGGCTTATTGAATAATCCGATGAAGCTGGCGTTTGCCGCCATGACTCCACTCTTGCTTGCGGGCTGCTTTGAGAGCAACCGCAGTACTGCCCAGCTTTGTGAAAATTATCCTCAGATCTGTCAAAAGCTTAACGTCCGTGATGGCCAATGCCGTCATGAGCGCACCGACCTTATTTGGAAACGCTACGACGTCATCAAAAAAGATTCAGACCTGAATAAATTCGACGAATTGTTGCTGACAAAGAAGTATGCCAAGTGTATGGAGCTTGCCGCACAGATCGAAACCACAACGTTGAAATCGAAAAAGACGCTGCGAACAGAAGCGTTGTTCCATGCCTATGACGCTATTGATAGCATTGAGCAGAAGTTGAAGTCTTCTTATCAGCCTTCCATCATCTACTATCGCTGGACACAGGGTGACAACGAAGCGCTGGAGCAGTTCCTTAAACTGGAAGAAACCGAGTATTTGGACACGCCAGAGCTACAATTGGGGCTGGCCACTTACTACGTAGATAAAGACAAAGAACACACAATCAAACTGCTATTGAAAGCCCTCTCATATTATGATGGCCGCGCTGGCGAAACCCGTGAAAAGGCAATTCCAGATGTAGTTAAATCTCTCGCAACGGCCAATCATTCAATAGGAAAGCTTGATGATGCCTACATGTGGGCGCTGGTAGGCGGAGAATTGGGGCTGCCAATCGCTAAAGAAGCACAGCTTAAACTGCTATACCCAATGGCAGATTCAAGGCGTGCAACTATTGCTGACATTGCAAAAGATATAGCGTCTGAAATCGAAGATGGTGATTTTGAAAAAGGGCTACTTTTGCAGCTTGCAACATTGGGTGATCCGACCTGA
- the msrB gene encoding peptide-methionine (R)-S-oxide reductase MsrB translates to MTSDNKWKASLSEEAYKVCRLGHTEAPYTGALLHNHKKGTYHCVCCDALLFDSSTKFDSGCGWPSFDLAVDGAVRYLEDQSHGMVRTEIRCAACDSHLGHVFDDGPTETGQRYCVNSVSMTFAEQNDESKS, encoded by the coding sequence ATGACATCAGATAATAAGTGGAAAGCGTCTCTGTCTGAAGAGGCATATAAGGTCTGCCGTCTGGGGCATACGGAAGCGCCATATACTGGTGCTTTATTACACAATCATAAGAAAGGAACATATCACTGCGTCTGTTGTGATGCTCTTTTATTTGATTCGAGTACAAAATTTGATTCTGGCTGCGGCTGGCCAAGCTTTGATTTGGCCGTAGATGGTGCTGTTCGTTATCTTGAAGACCAAAGTCATGGGATGGTGAGAACAGAGATCCGTTGTGCAGCGTGCGATAGCCACCTAGGTCATGTGTTTGATGATGGGCCGACAGAAACAGGACAGCGCTACTGCGTGAATTCTGTGTCGATGACTTTTGCTGAGCAGAACGATGAAAGCAAAAGTTGA
- the gap gene encoding type I glyceraldehyde-3-phosphate dehydrogenase, with protein MTIKVGINGFGRIGRFVFRASVERNDIEVVAINDLIDVDYMAYMLKYDSTHGRFNGTVEVVDGNLVVNGKTVRVTAERNPTELQWDAVGVDVVAEATGIFLTDETARQHITAGAKKVVLTGPSKDATPMFVMGVNQETYAGQDIVSNASCTTNCLAPIAKVLNDKWGIESGLMTTVHATTATQKTVDGPSVKDWRGGRGASQNIIPSSTGAAKAVGVVLPELNGKLTGMAFRVPTANVSVVDLTVNLKEAASYAEICAAMKAASEGEMAGILGYTEDEVVSQDFIGEVQTSVFDAKAGVALTDKFVKVVSWYDNEIGYSNKVLDLIAHISK; from the coding sequence ATGACTATCAAAGTAGGTATTAACGGTTTTGGCCGTATCGGCCGTTTCGTTTTCCGTGCATCTGTTGAGCGTAACGACATCGAAGTTGTAGCAATCAACGACCTGATCGACGTTGACTACATGGCGTACATGCTGAAGTACGATTCAACTCATGGTCGCTTCAACGGTACTGTTGAAGTTGTAGACGGTAACCTGGTTGTTAACGGTAAGACTGTACGTGTAACAGCTGAGCGTAACCCAACTGAACTTCAGTGGGACGCAGTAGGCGTTGACGTTGTTGCTGAAGCTACTGGTATCTTCCTGACTGACGAAACTGCTCGTCAGCACATCACTGCTGGTGCGAAGAAAGTTGTTCTGACTGGTCCATCTAAAGACGCAACTCCAATGTTCGTTATGGGTGTTAACCAAGAGACTTACGCAGGTCAAGACATCGTTTCAAACGCTTCTTGTACTACTAACTGTCTTGCGCCAATCGCGAAAGTACTGAACGACAAGTGGGGCATCGAGTCTGGCCTGATGACTACTGTTCACGCGACTACTGCAACTCAGAAAACTGTTGACGGTCCTTCCGTGAAAGACTGGCGTGGCGGTCGTGGTGCTTCTCAGAACATCATCCCATCATCAACTGGTGCAGCTAAAGCAGTTGGCGTAGTTCTTCCAGAACTGAACGGCAAACTGACTGGTATGGCTTTCCGCGTACCAACTGCAAACGTTTCTGTTGTTGACCTGACTGTTAACCTGAAAGAAGCTGCTTCTTACGCAGAAATCTGTGCGGCAATGAAAGCTGCTTCAGAAGGCGAGATGGCTGGCATTCTGGGTTACACTGAAGACGAAGTTGTTTCTCAAGACTTCATCGGTGAAGTTCAAACTTCAGTATTCGACGCGAAAGCTGGTGTTGCTCTGACTGACAAATTCGTTAAAGTTGTATCTTGGTACGACAACGAAATCGGTTACTCAAACAAAGTTCTGGACCTGATTGCTCACATCTCTAAGTAA
- a CDS encoding D-hexose-6-phosphate mutarotase, giving the protein MDVKQLPTLAVLSDYVTVCELDGIKVVRVIHPKATAAVSLFGGHVLSFTPTGKKETIWMSEKADFTGNKAIRGGVPVCWPWFGKAAEPSHGFARTSEWKLNNHRENEQGVIISLTLSDNAETRAIWPHSFHAEILVEVGDTLKVSLISANTGERAMQIGGALHSYFNIGDIHQTSVSELGNEYIEAGERKPSSGSATFESEVDRIYTQAAKTVVIEDAANHRRIAVENSGNNGVVVWNPWQALAEGMADMENDGFLTMVCAESAVYDRSVTLQPSEKHTLSTEVICK; this is encoded by the coding sequence ATGGACGTTAAGCAGCTCCCTACCCTTGCTGTTCTCTCTGACTATGTCACCGTCTGCGAACTGGACGGTATTAAAGTTGTTCGTGTTATTCATCCAAAAGCCACTGCCGCTGTTTCACTGTTTGGCGGTCACGTGCTCAGCTTCACGCCAACCGGCAAAAAAGAAACCATCTGGATGAGCGAAAAGGCGGATTTTACCGGTAACAAAGCCATTCGTGGCGGTGTACCTGTCTGCTGGCCTTGGTTTGGCAAAGCTGCAGAGCCTTCACATGGGTTTGCACGAACCAGCGAATGGAAACTGAACAACCATCGAGAAAACGAACAAGGCGTAATCATCAGCCTGACGTTGTCAGACAACGCAGAAACCCGCGCGATTTGGCCTCATTCATTCCATGCAGAAATTTTGGTGGAAGTCGGTGACACACTCAAAGTCAGTTTGATCTCAGCCAATACCGGCGAGCGGGCAATGCAAATCGGTGGTGCGCTCCACTCTTACTTCAACATTGGTGATATCCATCAAACCTCAGTGTCTGAGCTAGGCAACGAGTACATTGAAGCAGGTGAGCGTAAGCCAAGCTCGGGTAGCGCGACGTTCGAAAGCGAAGTTGACCGAATCTACACACAGGCAGCTAAGACTGTCGTCATCGAAGATGCAGCCAATCATCGTCGTATCGCTGTAGAGAACTCAGGTAACAATGGTGTGGTAGTCTGGAACCCATGGCAAGCACTGGCCGAAGGCATGGCTGATATGGAAAACGACGGATTTTTGACCATGGTTTGTGCAGAATCCGCTGTGTACGACAGAAGCGTGACGCTGCAGCCGAGTGAAAAACATACGCTTTCAACGGAAGTAATTTGTAAATAA
- a CDS encoding PrkA family serine protein kinase has protein sequence MSIFDHYRQRYEEAKDEELSLQEFLDLCREDRSAYANAAERLLMAIGEPEMIDTALDPRLSRLFSNRVISRYKTFEDFYGMEDAIEQIVSYLKHAAQGLEERKQILYLLGPVGGGKSSLAEKLKSLMQKVPVYVLTANGERSPTNDHPFCLFDAAEDGALLESEYGVPQRYLRTIMSPWIAKRLHEFGGDITKFKVVKVRPSILDQVAVAKTEPGDENNQDISSLVGKVDIRQLEHFAQDDPDAYSYSGALCKANQGLMEFVEMFKAPIKVLHPLLTATQEGNYNGTEGLSALPFDGMILAHSNESEWQTFRNNKNNEAFLDRVYIVKVPYCLRVSEEIKIYDKLLEGSELSNAPCSPSTLDILARFSVLSRLKEPENSSIFSKMRVYDGETLKDTDPKAKSYQEYRDYAGVDEGMNGLSTRFAFKILSRVFNFDHSEVAANPVHLFYVLEQQIEREQFPQEIAEKYLENLKGYLIPKYVEFIGKEIQTAYLESYSEYGQNIFDRYVTYADFWIQDQEYRDPDTGQLFDRSALNSELEKIEKPAGISNPKDFRNEIVNFVLRARANNEGKNPVWTSYEKLRTVIEKKMFSNTEELLPVISFNAKTSTEEQKKHDDFVARMMEKGYTRKQVRLLSEWYLRVRKSS, from the coding sequence ATGAGTATTTTCGACCACTATCGTCAGCGCTACGAAGAAGCAAAAGACGAAGAGCTGAGCCTTCAAGAGTTTCTGGACCTTTGCCGGGAGGACCGCAGCGCATACGCAAACGCGGCTGAAAGGCTGTTAATGGCCATAGGCGAACCTGAAATGATCGACACCGCGCTTGATCCTCGCTTGAGCCGACTTTTCTCAAACCGCGTGATCTCTCGCTACAAAACGTTTGAAGATTTTTATGGCATGGAAGATGCCATCGAGCAAATCGTTTCCTACCTCAAGCATGCTGCTCAAGGTTTGGAAGAGCGCAAACAGATCCTCTACTTACTTGGCCCAGTGGGCGGTGGTAAGTCTTCACTGGCTGAAAAACTCAAAAGTCTGATGCAGAAAGTGCCAGTTTACGTGCTGACTGCAAACGGCGAACGCAGCCCAACCAACGATCATCCTTTCTGTCTGTTTGATGCTGCGGAAGACGGCGCCTTGCTGGAAAGTGAATACGGCGTACCTCAACGATACCTTCGCACCATCATGTCACCTTGGATTGCCAAACGTCTGCATGAATTCGGCGGTGACATTACCAAGTTTAAGGTCGTCAAAGTCCGTCCATCTATTCTGGACCAGGTTGCTGTCGCGAAGACAGAGCCAGGTGATGAAAACAACCAAGACATCTCGTCACTAGTTGGTAAAGTCGATATCCGACAACTCGAGCACTTCGCTCAAGACGACCCAGATGCATACAGCTACTCAGGTGCGCTGTGTAAAGCTAACCAGGGTCTGATGGAATTCGTTGAGATGTTCAAAGCACCTATCAAAGTGCTTCACCCGCTGCTGACAGCGACGCAGGAAGGTAACTACAACGGAACTGAAGGTCTCTCTGCCCTGCCGTTTGATGGCATGATCCTAGCTCACTCGAATGAGTCTGAGTGGCAGACCTTCCGCAACAACAAAAACAACGAGGCATTCCTTGACCGTGTTTACATCGTGAAAGTGCCTTACTGCCTGCGTGTCTCTGAAGAAATAAAAATCTACGACAAACTGTTAGAAGGCAGTGAGCTGTCGAATGCGCCTTGTTCACCTAGCACGCTCGACATTCTTGCCCGCTTCAGTGTGCTTTCCCGCCTGAAAGAGCCGGAAAATTCCAGCATCTTCTCGAAAATGCGTGTTTATGACGGTGAAACACTGAAAGACACGGATCCAAAAGCCAAGTCTTATCAGGAATACCGAGACTACGCAGGCGTCGACGAAGGCATGAATGGTCTGTCTACCCGCTTCGCGTTCAAGATCCTTTCCCGCGTATTCAACTTCGACCATTCCGAAGTGGCGGCAAACCCTGTTCACCTGTTCTACGTGCTTGAACAGCAAATTGAGCGTGAGCAGTTCCCGCAGGAAATAGCGGAGAAGTACCTGGAAAACCTGAAGGGCTACCTGATTCCTAAGTACGTCGAGTTTATCGGCAAGGAAATTCAGACTGCCTACCTAGAGTCTTACTCCGAGTATGGCCAGAATATCTTTGACCGTTACGTGACCTATGCAGACTTCTGGATTCAGGATCAGGAGTACCGCGACCCAGATACTGGCCAACTGTTCGACCGCTCTGCGCTCAACAGTGAACTGGAGAAAATCGAGAAGCCTGCAGGTATTAGTAATCCTAAAGACTTCCGTAATGAAATCGTGAACTTTGTCCTTCGTGCACGCGCTAACAATGAAGGTAAGAACCCGGTTTGGACCAGCTACGAGAAACTTCGCACTGTGATTGAGAAGAAAATGTTCTCGAATACCGAAGAGCTGCTGCCGGTCATTTCCTTCAATGCGAAAACGTCGACCGAAGAACAGAAGAAACACGACGACTTTGTCGCCCGTATGATGGAAAAAGGATATACCCGCAAACAAGTTCGCTTGCTGTCTGAGTGGTACTTGCGTGTGCGTAAATCCTCGTAA